Proteins from a genomic interval of Quercus lobata isolate SW786 chromosome 11, ValleyOak3.0 Primary Assembly, whole genome shotgun sequence:
- the LOC115966620 gene encoding anthocyanidin 3-O-glucosyltransferase 7-like produces MAETKSSPKKHVAVFAFPFGSHPLSLLALVRKLAQDAPNVEFSFLNTPKSNHSLFSTAKPDEILPNIKAYDVADGVPKGHVPSPNPIEGVELFIKVSPENFRRGLEMAEAEIGMKISCLLTDAFLTFSVEVAEDLHVPWIPVWSPFPYSLSAHVYIDLIRQRFVNNEVEDTTLECIPGLSQMRVSDLPMEGILGDIEGSLFSRMLSEVGSVLPRASAVVLNSYEELNPPLLNDDLKTNFRSVLNVGFHTLLNPSQLGSDVSGCISWLDKQKERSVVYVSFGTVSSPPHNELIALAEALEESGLPFLWSLKDYIKDLLPKAFVEKTRMQGKIVPWTPQSQVLAHASIAVFVTHCGSNSVVESIAYGVPMIGRPCFGDHRMIGRMVEDVWGIGVKVEGGILTKNGLLKSLDFILGHGKGKEMRDKAQALKKTVQCAASPNGTAAKDLSHLVELLSGS; encoded by the coding sequence ATGGCGGAGACCAAAAGCTCTCCTAAGAAACATGTGGCTGTGTTTGCATTCCCATTCGGCAGCCACCCTTTGTCCCTCTTGGCTCTGGTTCGCAAATTAGCACAAGATGCCCCAAACGTTGAGTTCTCATTCTTAAACACACCAAAGTCCAACCATTCACTCTTCTCCACAGCAAAGCCTGACGAGATTTTGCCCAACATAAAAGCCTATGATGTGGCAGATGGAGTGCCGAAGGGCCATGTTCCTTCCCCAAATCCAATTGAGGGTGTAGAACTTTTCATTAAGGTCTCGCCAGAAAACTTCAGAAGAGGCTTAGAAATGGCAGAGGCAGAGATTGGTATGAAAATCTCTTGCTTGCTCACCGATGCATTCTTGACATTTTCTGTGGAGGTTGCTGAGGATTTGCATGTTCCATGGATCCCAGTTTGGTCTCCTTTTCCATACTCTCTCTCAGCTCACGTTTATATTGACCTTATCCGCCAACGTTTTGTCAACAATGAAGTTGAAGATACAACCTTGGAATGCATTCCAGGATTGTCTCAAATGCGTGTTTCGGACTTACCTATGGAAGGGATCTTAGGAGACATAGAAGGGTCACTTTTCTCACGCATGCTGAGTGAAGTTGGATCGGTGTTGCCACGAGCTAGTGCTGTGGTGTTGAACTCTTATGAAGAACTAAACCCTCCTCTTCTCAATGATGATCTCAAAACAAACTTTCGTAGTGTTCTTAACGTGGGTTTTCACACACTATTGAATCCATCACAGTTGGGTTCGGATGTATCAGGTTGCATATCTTGGTTAGATAAGCAAAAGGAAAGGTCAGTAGTTTATGTAAGCTTTGGAACTGTGTCTTCGCCACCACATAATGAGTTAATAGCATTAGCAGAGGCACTGGAAGAGAGTGGACTTCCATTTCTTTGGTCTCTCAAGGATTACATAAAGGACCTCTTGCCCAAAGCATTTGTTGAGAAGACTAGAATGCAAGGGAAAATAGTGCCATGGACACCCCAGAGCCAAGTACTTGCTCATGCTTCAATAGCTGTGTTTGTGACTCACTGTGGTAGCAACTCTGTGGTCGAGAGTATTGCATATGGTGTGCCAATGATTGGAAGGCCATGCTTTGGTGATCATCGCATGATTGGAAGAATGGTAGAGGATGTATGGGGGATTGGTGTCAAAGTTGAGGGAGGAATACTCACCAAGAATGGATTGCTCAAGAGTTTGGATTTCATTTTGGGACATGGAAAAGGGAAGGAGATGAGAGATAAAGCCCAAGCCCTCAAAAAAACTGTACAATGTGCTGCTAGCCCAAACGGCACTGCTGCAAAAGATTTGAGTCATTTGGTGGAGCTACTATCTGGGTCTTAA